In one window of Gossypium hirsutum isolate 1008001.06 chromosome A01, Gossypium_hirsutum_v2.1, whole genome shotgun sequence DNA:
- the LOC107944299 gene encoding protein DMR6-LIKE OXYGENASE 1: protein MQAFYIRNFNIIIIIIINLISMGEVDQAFIQSIEHRPNLDTIEIEGIPLIDLSLSHTTDINVLVSKIGTACKNWGFFQVINHGVPLELLEKIKVAAKAFFDQTMEEKRKVKRDEVNPMGYYESEHTKNVRDWKEVFDFLIKDPSFLPASPELEDDEMRTLSNQWPENPPQFREVCQEYAREVEKLGYKLLELISLSLGLPSNRFNGYFEDQLSRMRLNHYPPCPCPELALGVGRHKDAGALTIVAQDDVGGLQVKRKSDGVWAPVKPTSNALVINVGDIVQVWSNEAYESVEHRVVVNSERERFSIPIFIFPSHYVMVKPLEELVNEGNPPKYKPYNFGKFNVARNRSNYKKLEVQNIQISDFKII from the exons ATGCAAGCTTTCTATATCAGAAActtcaacatcatcatcatcatcatcatcaatctaaTCTCCATGGGAGAAGTTGATCAAGCTTTCATTCAATCCATTGAACACCGACCCAACCTGGATACCATCGAAATCGAAGGAATCCCATTGATCGATCTTTCATTATCCCACACCACAGACATCAACGTACTCGTTTCAAAGATCGGAACCGCCTGCAAAAACTGGGGTTTTTTTCAAGTGATTAACCATGGGGTACCTTTGGAGTTGCTGGAAAAGATTAAGGTAGCAGCTAAAGCATTCTTCGATCAAACCATGGAGGAAAAACGTAAGGTTAAACGAGATGAAGTGAATCCTATGGGGTACTATGAAAGTGAACATACAAAGAATGTTAGAGACTGGAAAGAAGTGTTTGATTTCTTGATAAAAGACCCTTCTTTTTTACCAGCTTCGCCTGAACTTGAGGATGATGAAATGAGGACGTTGAGTAATCAGTGGCCTGAGAATCCTCCACAGTTTAG GGAGGTATGCCAAGAGTATGCAAGAGAGGTTGAAAAGCTGGGTTACAAGCTATTGGAACTCATCTCTTTGAGCTTAGGCTTGCCATCTAATAGGTTCAATGGCTACTTTGAAGACCAACTAAGCAGGATGAGACTTAACCACTATCCTCCATGCCCTTGCCCCGAGCTAGCACTCGGTGTAGGTCGACACAAGGATGCCGGTGCTTTAACCATCGTCGCTCAAGACGATGTCGGAGGATTACAAGTGAAGAGAAAATCGGACGGTGTCTGGGCTCCCGTTAAACCGACCTCAAATGCCTTGGTCATCAATGTTGGTGATATTGTTCAG GTTTGGAGCAACGAAGCTTACGAGAGCGTGGAGCATAGGGTGGTGGTGAACTCGGAACGGGAAAGGTTTTCGATTCCGATCTTCATTTTCCCTTCTCACTATGTGATGGTGAAGCCATTGGAGGAGCTTGTGAATGAGGGAAACCCACCCAAATATAAACCATACAACTTTGGGAAGTTCAATGTGGCTAGAAACCGCAGTAATTATAAGAAACTTGAGGTCCAAAACATCCAAATTAGTGACTTTAAGATCATCTAA
- the LOC121231893 gene encoding transmembrane 9 superfamily member 1 — protein MSSAVFSAVRSFSVFVFVLLFLSHAFASESDHKYQPDDPITLWVNKVGPYNNPQETYNYYSLPFCQPGTNPAHKWGGLGEVLGGNELIDSQIDMKFQKNVDRGTICQLELDEAKVRQFKDAIENSYWFEFFVDDLPLWGFVGELHPDRNSENGKHVLYTHKNIVIKYNKDQIIHVNLTQESPKQLEAGRTLDMTYSVKWLPTNVTFARRFDIYLDYPFFEHQIHWFSVFNSFMMVIFLTGLVSMILMRTLRNDYAKYAREDDDLETLERDVSEECGWKLVHGDVFRPPSNLALLSAVVGTGAQLALLVLLVILLAIVGTLYVGRGAIVTTFILCYAFTSFISGYVSGGMYSRNGGKNWIKSMILTASLFPFLCFGIGFLLNTVAIFYGSLAAIPFGTMVVVFVIWAFISFPLALLGTVVGRNWSGAPNNPCRVKTIPRPIPEKKWYLTTSVVSMMGGLLPFGSIFIEMYFVFTSFWNYKVYYVYGFMLLVFLILIIVTICVTIVGTYFLLNAENYHWQWTSFFSAASTAIYVYLYSVYYYSVKTKMSGFFQTSFYFGYTLMFCLGLGILCGAIGFLGSNLFVRRIYRNIKCD, from the exons CTGTTTTCGTCTTCGTTTTACTCTTCCTCTCCCACGCTTTCGCTTCCGAGTCAGATCACAAG TATCAACCCGATGATCCAATTACTCTATGGGTGAATAAAGTTGGTCCGTACAATAATCCACAAGAAACATATAACTATTACAGCCTTCCGTTTTGTCAACCGGGTACTAATCCTGCTCACAAATGGGGTGGTCTTGGTGAGGTCCTTGGTGGAAATGAACTGATTGATAGCCAAATTGATATGAAGTTTCAAA AGAATGTGGACAGAGGTACCATTTGTCAATTGGAACTTGATGAAGCAAAGGTCAGACAGTTCAAGGATGCAATTGAGAACAGCTACTGGTTTGAATTCTTTGTGG ATGATCTGCCTTTATGGG GCTTTGTTGGCGAGCTGCATCCTGATAGGAACAGTGAAAATGGCAAGCATGTCCTCTACACACATAAGAATATTGTTATTAAATACAATAAGGATCAG ATTATTCATGTCAATCTCACTCAGGAGAGTCCAAAACAACTGGAAGCAGGGAGAACCCTGGACATGACATATTCTGTTAAATGGCTTCCAACTAATGTGACTTTTGCTCGTCGCTTTGATATTTACTTAGACTATCCTTTCTTTGAGCACCAA ATCCATTGGTTCTCTGTTTTCAATTCATTCATGATGGTTATCTTTCTCACTGGTTTGGTGTCAATGATCTTGATGCGAACTTTGAGAAATGACTATGCGAAGTATGCTCGGGAAGATGATGATCTGGAAACTTTG GAAAGGGATGTGAGTGAAGAGTGTGGTTGGAAACTGGTCCATGGTGATGTTTTTAGGCCTCCTAGCAATTTGGCTTTGCTTTCTGCTGTTGTTGGTACAGGTGCTCAGCTAGCGTTGCTTGTTCTCCTTGTCATCTTATTGGCAATTGTGGGAACTTTGTATGTTGG GAGAGGAGCAATTGTCACTACCTTTATACTGTGTTATGCTTTTACATCATTCATTTCTGGTTATGTGAGTGGTGGAATGTACTCACGAAATGGGG GTAAAAATTGGATAAAGTCAATGATCCTGACAGCATCTCTGTTTCCATTTTTGTGCTTTGGGATTGGATTCCTCCTCAACACAGTTGCTATATTTTATGGATCTCTAGCAGCTATTCCTTTCGGTACAATGGTGGTTGTTTTTGTAATTTGGGCTTTCATTTCCTTCCCCTTGGCTCTTCTTGGTACAGTTGTTGGAAGAAACTGGAGTGGTGCTCCAAATAATCCGTGCCGTGTAAAGACCATTCCTCGCCCAATTCCAGAGAAGAAATGGTATCTTACAACTTCTGTGGTCTCTATGATGGGAGGACTTCTTCCATTTGGGAGCATATTCATTGAAATGTATTTTGTCTTCACATCCTTCTGGAATTACAAG GTTTATTACGTCTATGGTTTTATGCTGCTGGTCTTCCTGATTCTCATCATTGTAACCATTTGCGTTACGATCGTGGGGACATATTTCTTGCTAAATGCTGAGAACTATCACTGGCAGTGGACATCATTCTTCTCTGCTGCCTCAACAGCTATTTACGTGTATTTGTACTCCGTGTACTACTACTCCGTGAAAACCAAGATGTCGGGCTTCTTCCAGACCAGCTTCTACTTCGGATACACTTTGATGTTTTGTCTTGGTTTGGGAATCCTCTGTG GAGCCATTGGTTTTCTCGGTTCGAACTTGTTCGTAAGGAGGATCTACAGAAACATCAAGTGTGATTAA
- the LOC107928832 gene encoding COBRA-like protein 6: MTQFYFSVQRSVDMVFSLVSFFIFISVSPSYGYDPLDPHGNITIKWDLLQSNPDTSDVRVSIFNFQLYRHIERPGWQLGWEWQGDEAIMSMLGAEATEQGNCSRFKGGENLPHCCEKKPMIIDLLPEASFNMKTSNCCKGGVLSSMVQDPSNYAAIFVMKIGAVNSSDQFKMPGNFSFGVSGYTCGQPVRVPPSRYSSDSGRRWTQALGTWNITCMYSQFMASSSPKCCVSLSAFYNTTIVPCPKCSCSCHASKCVKFGETPPVLQEMRDSNQQLSTLIRCSSHMCPIRIHWHIKQSYKQYWRVKVTLNNRNILKNYSQWNLEAVHPNLKNLTQVFSFNYEPLNPYGHINDSGMFWGIRYYNDMLQEGVNGYVQTEMLMRKGEDFPSFRQGWGFPTRVLFNGDECVMPLPDQYPTLPNTGGNGPIFSLSLIVLSLLVLTIVSF, encoded by the exons ATGACCCAGTTTTACTTTAGTGTTCAAAGATCAGTAGATATGGTATTCAGTTTGGTCTCCTTCTTTATTTTCATATCAGTTTCACCTTCAT ATGGATATGATCCTTTGGATCCTCATGGCAACATAACTATTAAATGGGATCTTTTGCAATCTAATCCTGATACAAGTGAT GTGAGGGTATCAATATTTAACTTCCAATTATACCGCCATATAGAGCGGCCGGGGTGGCAGCTTGGTTGGGAATGGCAAGGTGACGAGGCGATTATGAGCATGCTCGGTGCCGAGGCAACCGAGCAAGGCAATTGTTCGAGGTTCAAAGGAGGCGAAAACCTCCCTCATTGTTGTGAAAAGAAACCAATGATTATTGATCTATTACCAGAAGCCTCATTCAACATGAAAACAAGTAATTGTTGCAAGGGGGGTGTATTGTCTTCAATGGTTCAAGACCCTAGTAACTATGCTGCAATATTTGTGATGAAAATTGGGGCTGTCAATAGTTCAGATCAGTTCAAAATGCCAGGAAATTTTAGCTTCGGGGTTTCGGGTTATACTTGTGGGCAACCGGTTCGGGTTCCACCGAGTCGGTATAGTTCGGATAGTGGCCGTAGGTGGACTCAGGCTCTCG GAACATGGAATATTACATGTATGTACTCCCAATTCATGGCATCAAGTTCACCAAAATGCTGTGTTTCCTTATCAGCATTCTACAACACAACCATTGTCCCTTGCCCTAAATGCAGCTGCAGTTGCCATGCATCCAAATGTGTCAA GTTCGGGGAAACACCACCGGTATTGCAAGAAATGAGAGATTCGAATCAACAGTTATCAACACTAATAAGATGTTCGTCACATATGTGTCCAATACGAATACATTGGCATATAAAACAAAGTTACAAACAGTATTGGAGGGTGAAAGTAACTTTGAATAATAGGAATATATTGAAGAATTACAGTCAATGGAATTTGGAGGCAGTACACCCAAATTTGAAAAACTTGACACAAGTTTTCAGCTTCAATTATGAGCCACTTAATCCATATGGGCATATca ATGATTCGGGGATGTTTTGGGGGATTCGTTATTACAACGACATGTTGCAGGAAGGTGTAAACGGGTACGTGCAAACCGAGATGTTGATGCGTAAAGGCGAAGATTTTCCGAGTTTCAGACAAGGATGGGGTTTTCCGACAAGGGTTTTGTTTAATGGTGATGAATGTGTTATGCCTCTTCCAGATCAGTACCCAACGTTGCCTAACACTGGTGGAAATGGTCCTATATTTAGCCTTTCTTTGATCGTTCTCTCTTTATTAGTGCTAACAATTGTTTCCTtctaa
- the LOC121231906 gene encoding probable 2-oxoglutarate-dependent dioxygenase ANS isoform X1, with product MGGVDQAFVQEPEQRPKPSTIEVDGIPVIDMSVSGTGGIEKLASEIGNACRKWGFFQVINHGVPLELRQRVEKVAKAFFDLPIEEKRKAKRDELNFTGYHDEEHTKNVRDWKEVFDMLIEDPTFLPASPDPDDEEIRTYSNKWPENPPEFRETCQEYCREVEKLAFKLLELISLSLGLPANRLSDFFKHQTGMLRLNYYPPCPSPELALGVGRHRDGGALTVLAQDDVGGLQIRRQSDGEWIPIKPIPNAYIINIADALQPFSILRN from the exons ATGGGAGGGGTCGATCAAGCTTTTGTTCAAGAACCAGAACAAAGGCCAAAACCAAGTACAATCGAAGTCGATGGGATCCCAGTGATCGACATGTCGGTTTCCGGCACCGGAGGAATCGAAAAACTGGCTTCGGAGATTGGTAATGCGTGCCGGAAATGGGGTTTCTTTCAAGTGATCAATCATGGGGTGCCTTTGGAATTACGCCAAAGAGTCGAGAAGGTGGCTAAAGCGTTCTTCGATCTTCCCATAGAGGAAAAAAGGAAAGCTAAGCGAGATGAATTGAATTTTACGGGTTACCATGATGAAGAACATACTAAGAATGTTAGAGACTGGAAAGAGGTTTTTGATATGTTAATTGAAGACCCAACATTTCTCCCAGCTTCGCCGGATCCCGATGATGAGGAAATAAGGACGTACAGTAACAAATGGCCTGAGAATCCCCCTGAGTTCAG GGAGACATGCCAGGAGTACTGTAGAGAGGTGGAGAAACTGGCTTTCAAATTGCTGGAACTCATATCTTTAAGCTTAGGTTTGCCTGCTAACCGGTTGAGTGATTTCTTTAAACACCAAACCGGTATGTTGAGGCTGAATTACTATCCTCCTTGCCCTTCACCCGAGCTAGCACTTGGCGTCGGTCGGCATAGGGATGGTGGTGCCTTAACTGTTCTTGCTCAGGACGATGTCGGTGGATTACAAATTAGGAGGCAATCAGATGGGGAGTGGATTCCTATCAAACCAATCCCAAATGCCTACATCATTAATATTGCTGATGCTCTTCAG cctttttctatcttaaggaattag
- the LOC107928907 gene encoding B3 domain-containing transcription factor VRN1 isoform X1, translating to MPRPFFHKLILSSTLQDKKLRIPDNFVKKFKDELSVAAALTVPDGHVWRVGIRKGDNKVWFQEGWPEFLDRYYIRIGYFLIFRYEGNSAFSVSIFNLNNSEINYQSNALLGSQYNHGKSYPFDELEDDECMSSAMQHLFGGSKLNRCVNWSGEVNLNAAKSANKQLIRVKLRTSGSETPPPKKPGRKKQKFDPNDQDLSVGHEDDSEMRYRFYESASARKRTVTAEERERAMNAAKAFEPSNPFCRVVLRPSYLYRGCIMYLPSCFAEHLSGVSGFIKLQLPDGKQWSVRCLYRGGKAKFSQGWYEFTVENNLGEGDVCVFELLRSREFVLKVTVFRVMDGAGLMHRSQYNAN from the exons ATGCCACGCCCTTTTTTCCATAAGCTTATTCTCTCCTCTACTCTCCAAGATAAGAAACTG AGGATTCCTGATAACTTTGTTAAGAAATTCAAGGATGAACTTTCTGTTGCAGCTGCTCTCACTGTCCCTGATGGTCATGTTTGGCGTGTGGGGATTAGGAAAGGTGACAACAAGGTCTGGTTTCAAGAGGGTTGGCCCGAATTCCTTGACCGATACTATATCCGAATAGGATACTTTTTGATCTTTCGATACGAAGGGAATTCGGCTTTTAGTGTTAGTATctttaatttgaataattctgAAATAAACTATCAGTCTAATGCTCTTCTTGGTAGTCAATACAATCATGGGAAATCGTATCCGTTCGATGAACTCGAAGACGATGAATGCATGTCTTCAGCTATGCAGCATTTGTTCGGGGGATCCAAACTTAACCGTTGCGTTAATTGGAGTGGTGAAGTTAACCTTAATGCGGCAAAAAGCGCGAATAAGCAACTTATTCGAG TGAAATTGCGTACTTCAGGTTCGGAGACGCCACCACCAAAGAAACCCGGGAGGAAAAAGCAGAAGTTCGACCCTA ATGATCAGGATTTGTCCGTTGGACATGAAGACGATTCGGAAATGCGGTATAGGTTTTACGAAAGCGCTTCAGCTCGAAAGAGAACCGTGACAGCTGAAGAAAGAGAAAGGGCAATGAATGCAGCCAAAGCATTCGAACCGAGTAACCCTTTCTGCAGAGTCGTCTTGCGACCATCGTATCTATACCGGGGATGTATCATG TACCTACCGTCTTGCTTCGCCGAGCATCTAAGTGGGGTTTCCGGGTTCATTAAACTCCAACTTCCCGACGGGAAACAATGGTCCGTTCGATGTCTTTATAGAGGAGGCAAAGCTAAGTTCAGCCAAGGATGGTATGAATTCACAGTGGAGAACAATTTAGGCGAAGGAGATGTTTGTGTATTCGAGCTGCTTAGATCGAGGGAGTTCGTGCTTAAAGTGACTGTATTCCGTGTAATGGATGGTGCCGGACTAATGCACcgatctcaatacaatgccaactAA
- the LOC107928907 gene encoding B3 domain-containing protein REM19 isoform X3: MPRPFFHKLILSSTLQDKKLLLSLSLMVMFGVWGLGKVTTSQYNHGKSYPFDELEDDECMSSAMQHLFGGSKLNRCVNWSGEVNLNAAKSANKQLIRVKLRTSGSETPPPKKPGRKKQKFDPNDQDLSVGHEDDSEMRYRFYESASARKRTVTAEERERAMNAAKAFEPSNPFCRVVLRPSYLYRGCIMYLPSCFAEHLSGVSGFIKLQLPDGKQWSVRCLYRGGKAKFSQGWYEFTVENNLGEGDVCVFELLRSREFVLKVTVFRVMDGAGLMHRSQYNAN; this comes from the exons ATGCCACGCCCTTTTTTCCATAAGCTTATTCTCTCCTCTACTCTCCAAGATAAGAAACTG CTGCTCTCACTGTCCCTGATGGTCATGTTTGGCGTGTGGGGATTAGGAAAGGTGACAACAAG TCAATACAATCATGGGAAATCGTATCCGTTCGATGAACTCGAAGACGATGAATGCATGTCTTCAGCTATGCAGCATTTGTTCGGGGGATCCAAACTTAACCGTTGCGTTAATTGGAGTGGTGAAGTTAACCTTAATGCGGCAAAAAGCGCGAATAAGCAACTTATTCGAG TGAAATTGCGTACTTCAGGTTCGGAGACGCCACCACCAAAGAAACCCGGGAGGAAAAAGCAGAAGTTCGACCCTA ATGATCAGGATTTGTCCGTTGGACATGAAGACGATTCGGAAATGCGGTATAGGTTTTACGAAAGCGCTTCAGCTCGAAAGAGAACCGTGACAGCTGAAGAAAGAGAAAGGGCAATGAATGCAGCCAAAGCATTCGAACCGAGTAACCCTTTCTGCAGAGTCGTCTTGCGACCATCGTATCTATACCGGGGATGTATCATG TACCTACCGTCTTGCTTCGCCGAGCATCTAAGTGGGGTTTCCGGGTTCATTAAACTCCAACTTCCCGACGGGAAACAATGGTCCGTTCGATGTCTTTATAGAGGAGGCAAAGCTAAGTTCAGCCAAGGATGGTATGAATTCACAGTGGAGAACAATTTAGGCGAAGGAGATGTTTGTGTATTCGAGCTGCTTAGATCGAGGGAGTTCGTGCTTAAAGTGACTGTATTCCGTGTAATGGATGGTGCCGGACTAATGCACcgatctcaatacaatgccaactAA
- the LOC107928907 gene encoding B3 domain-containing transcription factor VRN1 isoform X2: MPRPFFHKLILSSTLQDKKLRIPDNFVKKFKDELSVAAALTVPDGHVWRVGIRKGDNKVWFQEGWPEFLDRYYIRIGYFLIFRYEGNSAFSVSIFNLNNSEINYQSNALLGSQYNHGKSYPFDELEDDECMSSAMQHLFGGSKLNRCVNWSGEVNLNAAKSANKQLIRGSETPPPKKPGRKKQKFDPNDQDLSVGHEDDSEMRYRFYESASARKRTVTAEERERAMNAAKAFEPSNPFCRVVLRPSYLYRGCIMYLPSCFAEHLSGVSGFIKLQLPDGKQWSVRCLYRGGKAKFSQGWYEFTVENNLGEGDVCVFELLRSREFVLKVTVFRVMDGAGLMHRSQYNAN, translated from the exons ATGCCACGCCCTTTTTTCCATAAGCTTATTCTCTCCTCTACTCTCCAAGATAAGAAACTG AGGATTCCTGATAACTTTGTTAAGAAATTCAAGGATGAACTTTCTGTTGCAGCTGCTCTCACTGTCCCTGATGGTCATGTTTGGCGTGTGGGGATTAGGAAAGGTGACAACAAGGTCTGGTTTCAAGAGGGTTGGCCCGAATTCCTTGACCGATACTATATCCGAATAGGATACTTTTTGATCTTTCGATACGAAGGGAATTCGGCTTTTAGTGTTAGTATctttaatttgaataattctgAAATAAACTATCAGTCTAATGCTCTTCTTGGTAGTCAATACAATCATGGGAAATCGTATCCGTTCGATGAACTCGAAGACGATGAATGCATGTCTTCAGCTATGCAGCATTTGTTCGGGGGATCCAAACTTAACCGTTGCGTTAATTGGAGTGGTGAAGTTAACCTTAATGCGGCAAAAAGCGCGAATAAGCAACTTATTCGAG GTTCGGAGACGCCACCACCAAAGAAACCCGGGAGGAAAAAGCAGAAGTTCGACCCTA ATGATCAGGATTTGTCCGTTGGACATGAAGACGATTCGGAAATGCGGTATAGGTTTTACGAAAGCGCTTCAGCTCGAAAGAGAACCGTGACAGCTGAAGAAAGAGAAAGGGCAATGAATGCAGCCAAAGCATTCGAACCGAGTAACCCTTTCTGCAGAGTCGTCTTGCGACCATCGTATCTATACCGGGGATGTATCATG TACCTACCGTCTTGCTTCGCCGAGCATCTAAGTGGGGTTTCCGGGTTCATTAAACTCCAACTTCCCGACGGGAAACAATGGTCCGTTCGATGTCTTTATAGAGGAGGCAAAGCTAAGTTCAGCCAAGGATGGTATGAATTCACAGTGGAGAACAATTTAGGCGAAGGAGATGTTTGTGTATTCGAGCTGCTTAGATCGAGGGAGTTCGTGCTTAAAGTGACTGTATTCCGTGTAATGGATGGTGCCGGACTAATGCACcgatctcaatacaatgccaactAA